Genomic window (Thermanaeromonas sp. C210):
GCCGAAAGGCTGGGAATTCATATACCAACCCTTTGCTATCATCCCTTGCTCAGACCTTTAGGGTACTGCCGACTCTGCCTGGTGGCCGTAGAAGGTGCCGCCAAGCCGGTTACCGCCTGCAACACACCGGCAGCGGAAGGAATGGTAGTTCACACCAGCACACCGGAAATAGAGGAATGGCGCAGGGGCGTAATAGAGATGCTCTTGAGCCAGCACCCCGAAGACTGCCTTGCGTGTGAAAAGGCCGGCGATTGCGACCTGCAGGACTGCGCGTACAATTCCGGTGTTAAAGGAACTACCTGGAAGGCTGATGTGGCTTCTTTGCCCGTCCTCAGAGATAATCCCTTCATAGTCCGGGATTACAACAAGTGCATTGTGTGCGGCCGGTGCGTAAGGGTATGCCGTGAGGTACAGGGTAATTTCGTCCTGGAATTGGCCGGCAGGGGAATAGAGACCAAGGTGGGAACTGCAGATCCTGCCGGGTTAAAGGAGTCGGGTTGCGTCTTTTGTGGCAACTGCCTCCAGGTATGCCCGGTGGGGGCCCTCACAGAGAGGGTCAGGGAAGGTCGAGGCCGGGAATGGGAATTTAAAAAGGTGCGCAGTATCTGCTCCTACTGCGGGGTAGGGTGCAACCTTACCCTTTACGTAAAGGATGGAAAAATAGTTAAAGTCAAAGGATACGAAAACCCCGAGGTGAACAACGGTTGGCTCTGCGTCAAGGGGCGTTTCGGGTTTGACTACATCCACAGCCCCGACCGGTTGACCAAGCCTCTGATAAGGGAAGGAGCCAGGGGCAGCGGTACCTTCCGGGAGGCCACCTGGGAGGAGGCCTTAGACCTGGTGGCCCGGAAGCTAAAGGAAATAAAGGAATCCCATGGCCCGGATGCCCTGGGGTTCTTGTGCTCGGCCAAGTGTACCAATGAAGAAAACTACCTTTTGCAGAAGCTGGCCCGGGGAGTGGTGGGCACCAATAACGTCGATCACTGTGCCCGCCTCTGACACTCCTCCACGGTTGCCGGTCTGGCAACCACCTTTGGCAGCGGCGCCATGACCAATTCTATCGCCGACATAGCTAAAGCGGACTGTCTTCTGGTCATCGGCAGCAACACTACCGAGAACCACCCTGTTATTGCCCTTAAGGTGAAGGAGGCGGTGCGACGGGGAGCTAAGCTCATAGTAGCCGATCCCCGTCATATTGAACTGGTGGACTGGGCCTATTTATGGCTGCGGCAAAAGCCGGGCACGGATCTGGCCCTCATCAACGGTCTTCTGCATGTAATCGTGAAGGAAGAACTCTACGATAAGGAATTCATCGCCCGCAGAACCGAAGGGTTTGAAGAAGTGAAGCGGGCGGTGGAGGAATATACCCCTGAAAGGGTCGCCCAGGTTACCGGCGTACCGGCGGAAGATATTGTGCGGGCGGCGAGAATTTACGCCGCAGGTCCACGGTCGAGCATACTCTACGCCATGGGCATAACTCAGCATATCACGGGTACGGCCAACGTAATAGCCCTGGCCAATTTGGCCATGGCTTGTGGCCATATAGGCAAAGAGGGAAGCGGGGTGAACCCCTTAAGGGGCCAAAACAACGTCCAGGGCGCCTGCGATATGGGGGGCCTGCCCAACGTCCTTCCCGGTTACCAGCCGGTGACCGACGCCGAGGTGCGCCGGAAATTTGCCCGGGCCTGGGGCGTACCCGAACTGCCTAAAGACAATGGCCTAACCCTAATGGAGATGATGCGGGCGGCGGAGGAAGGCAGGCTGAAGGGCATGTATATTATGGGGGAAAACCCCGTCCTTACGGACCCCGACGCCTCCCACGTGGAAAAGGCCCTGAAAGGCCTCGATTTCCTCGTCGTGCAGGATATTTTCCTTACGGAGACGGCCAGGCTGGCCGATGTTGTCCTGCCCGGTGCGTCCTTTGCCGAAAAGGAAGGAACCTTCACCAACACGGAGCGCCGGGTGCAGTTGGTGCACAAGGCCGTCGAACCCCCGGGAGAAGCCCGGGCGGATTGGCAGATAGTGAAAGAGGTCATGGAGAGGCTGGGTTGCCCGTCGCCCTATTCTTCGCCGGAGGACATCATGGCGGAGATAAGCAGGGTCACCCCCAACTACGCCGGAGTAACCTACGGGCGGCTGGAGGAAAAGGGACTGCAGTGGCCCGTACCAGCTGCCGACCACCCGGGTACGCCCATACTGCACAGGGAGAAATTTACCCGGGGACGGGGCCTGTTCCGCGCCGTCCACTACCTGCCCCCTGCAGAAGAGCCGGATGAAGAGTATCCCTTCCTGTTCACCACGGGAAGGTTGCTCTATCATTACCACACGGTCCTCTCCCGCAAGGCCAGAGGGCTGGAGGAAATTTGTTCGGAACCGGTAGTGGAGATCAACCCCCATGACGCCGAAAGGCTGGGCGTAAAGGACGGGGATACGGTGGAGATCGTATCCCGGCGGGGCAAGGTACGGGTGAAGGCCTGGGTTACCCACCGGGTCCCCAGGAAGGTAGTCTTTATGAGCTTCCACTTCCGGGAAGCCGCGGCCAACCTCCTTACCATCCCGGCCCTGGACCCGGTGGCCAAGATCCCGGAATACAAGGCCTGTGCCGTGCAGGTGAAGAGGGTACCCGCTTAGGGGTGCTTTTTGCAGTCGGAAGCCGCCCGGCAGCTGTGTTGGGGAGCTCATTAAAAAGAAAGATCCGTGATTAGGCAGGGATTAGTAGGGATAAGATATTTGCAGACCACCAGAGAGGGCGGGGGGCCTTTATCCGGCAGGGCCCCTCTTTTTATTTGCCTGCCTTGACCGGGTAAGGCGGGAAACATGGGGGGAATAGATCTTGTCCGGGGAAACGCCGGTAGTAGAATATACCGTGACCGCAGCCAGCCGGGACCGGATCTATAAGGAACGGAGTGCGATTATCGTAGAATTTCCTCTGGAGATCGAGGTAAACGGCCGGCCCACGGTCCACCTCTTATGCACTCCCGAACATTTAGAGGAATTAGTAACGGGTTTCCTCTATAATGAGGGCCTCATC
Coding sequences:
- the fdhF gene encoding formate dehydrogenase subunit alpha, coding for MVTLTIDGRRVSVPEGTTILEAAERLGIHIPTLCYHPLLRPLGYCRLCLVAVEGAAKPVTACNTPAAEGMVVHTSTPEIEEWRRGVIEMLLSQHPEDCLACEKAGDCDLQDCAYNSGVKGTTWKADVASLPVLRDNPFIVRDYNKCIVCGRCVRVCREVQGNFVLELAGRGIETKVGTADPAGLKESGCVFCGNCLQVCPVGALTERVREGRGREWEFKKVRSICSYCGVGCNLTLYVKDGKIVKVKGYENPEVNNGWLCVKGRFGFDYIHSPDRLTKPLIREGARGSGTFREATWEEALDLVARKLKEIKESHGPDALGFLCSAKCTNEENYLLQKLARGVVGTNNVDHCARLUHSSTVAGLATTFGSGAMTNSIADIAKADCLLVIGSNTTENHPVIALKVKEAVRRGAKLIVADPRHIELVDWAYLWLRQKPGTDLALINGLLHVIVKEELYDKEFIARRTEGFEEVKRAVEEYTPERVAQVTGVPAEDIVRAARIYAAGPRSSILYAMGITQHITGTANVIALANLAMACGHIGKEGSGVNPLRGQNNVQGACDMGGLPNVLPGYQPVTDAEVRRKFARAWGVPELPKDNGLTLMEMMRAAEEGRLKGMYIMGENPVLTDPDASHVEKALKGLDFLVVQDIFLTETARLADVVLPGASFAEKEGTFTNTERRVQLVHKAVEPPGEARADWQIVKEVMERLGCPSPYSSPEDIMAEISRVTPNYAGVTYGRLEEKGLQWPVPAADHPGTPILHREKFTRGRGLFRAVHYLPPAEEPDEEYPFLFTTGRLLYHYHTVLSRKARGLEEICSEPVVEINPHDAERLGVKDGDTVEIVSRRGKVRVKAWVTHRVPRKVVFMSFHFREAAANLLTIPALDPVAKIPEYKACAVQVKRVPA